From Serratia fonticola:
CTGCCTAATGGCCCCGAGCGTATGGCAGCATTCTATGCCGAACGGGCCGCTGCCGGTGTCGCCCTGATCGTCACCGGCGGTATTGCCCCCAATGAGAAAGGCGTGGTGTATCGCGGAGCATCGGTCCTGAACCAGCCACAGCAGGTTGCCCATCACCGGATCGTGACTGAGGCTGTCCATCAGGCTGGGGGCAAGATTGCCCTGCAAATCCTGCATACCGGGCGCTATAGCTATCAGCCACAGCCGGTAGCTCCTTCTGCGCTGCAAGCACCGATCAACCCATTCAGCCCAGCGGCGCTGACTACCCAAGAAGTTGAACAAACCATTGCCGACTTCGCCAACTGCGCGGCATTGGCTCAGCAGGCTGGCTATGACGGCGTGGAAGTCATGGGGTCTGAGGGCTACCTGATTAACCAGTTCCTGGTCTCGCGCACCAACCAGCGCACCGACCAATGGGGCGGCAGTTTCAGCAACCGCATGCGTTTCGCCGTCGAGATTGTGCGGGCCGTGCGTGAAGCGACCGGGCCGGAATTTATTCTGATCTACCGCCTGTCGATGCTCGATCTGGTGGAGGATGGATCCAGTTGGCAGGAGATCGAACAGCTTGCCGTGGCGATCGAACAGGCTGGCGCAACGCTGATCAACACCGGTATCGGCTGGCACGAAGCACGCATTCCTACCATCGCCACCATGGTGCCACGCGCCGGGTTCAGCTGGGTGACGCGCAAGCTGATGGGCAAAGTGAAGATCCCGCTGATCACCACCAACCGCATTAACGATCCGGCGGTGGCGGAACAGGTTTTGGCCGATGGCTGTGCCGACATGGTCTCCATGGCGCGCCCGTTCCTGGCGGATGCGGCGTTCGTGCAGAAGGCCGCTGAAGGCCGTGCAGACGAAATCAACACCTGCATTGGCTGCAATCAGGCCTGCCTGGATCAGATTTTCGATCACAAACTCACTTCCTGCCTGGTCAACCCTCGCGCCTGCCGCGAAACCGAAATGCCACTCATCGCCACGGCAATGCCTAAAAAACTGGCCGTGGTGGGCGCTGGGCCTGCCGGGTTGGCGTTTGCCACCACCGCCGCCAGCCGTGGGCATCAGGTAACCCTGTTTGACGCCGCCGAGCAGATCGGTGGCCAGTTCAATATCGCCAAGCAAATCCCCGGCAAGGAGGAGTTTCACCAGACGCTGCGCTATTTCCGCCGTCAGTTGGCGCTCAATGAAGTGGAACTGAAACTGGGACAGCAGGTGCAACCGCAGGATCTGGCGGATTTCGATGAGGTGATCCTCGCCTGCGGAATCGTGCCGCGTATGCCAGCGATTGCGGGCATCGAACACGCCAAGGTGATGAACTATCTCGATGTTTTGCGCGATAAAAAACCGGTTGGGCAACGGGTCGCCATCATTGGGGCCGGGGGAATTGGCTTCGACGTCGCCGAATACCTCAGCCAGCACGGCACCTCCAGTAGCCTGGATCCGGCAGCGTTTAACCGCGAATGGGGGATCGATTCACAGCTCGAGCAGCGCGGGGGCCTGAGTGCCCAAGGGCCGGAAGTGCCAGCCTCGCCACGCCAGATATTCCTGTTGCAACGTAAAACCAGCAAGGTCGGTGAAGGCCTGGGTAAAACCACCGGTTGGATCCATCGCACCAGCCTGGCGGGACGTGGCGTGAAGATGCTTAACAGCGTGAACTATCAACGGATTGACGACGAAGGGCTGCATATCCTACGTGCCGAGCAGGAAAGCTGCTTGCCGGTAGATACGGTGGTGATTTGTGCCGGGCAAGAACCGCGCCGTGAATTGCAGCAACCACTGCTGGAGATGGGGAAAACGGTGCATCTGATTGGCGGTGCCGACGTGGCTGCCGAGCTGGATGCCCGCCGCGCTATCGATCAGGGCACGCGGCTAGCCATGGCTCTGTAATCCATTGATTTTACGGGCGCAGCATGCTGCGCCCCTTCATTAATAACGCGCGCCAGACTTGACCGCTTTGAGGATCAGGAACTTCTGGTTGGAGGCCACGGTGGTGCAGTTGCCGAACAAACGCCTCAGCTTCTGGTAGTAATCCAGATGGCGGTTGCCCACGATCCATAGCTCACCCCCCACTTGCAGGCAGCGCTTGGCGTCGCAGAACATCTGCCAGGCGGTGTGATCGGTGATCGCATGCTGCTGGTGGAACGGTGGGTTGCACAGTACCGCCTGCAGGCTTTCACGCTCAATGCCCGCCAGCGAGTTGTTCACTTCAAACTGACAGCGATCCATCTCCTGCGGCAGGTTGTGCGCCACGTTCAACTCGCTGGACGCCACCGCCATGTAAGACTCATCGACGAAGGTCATCTGCGCTTGCGGGTTCTGCACCAAGGCACGCATACCGATAATACCGTTGCCACAGCCGAGATCGACAATATGGCCCTGCAAATCCTTCGGCAGGTTTTCCAGGAACAGGCGTGCGCCAATATCCAGGCTACCGCGTGAGAACACGTTGGCATGGTTGTGGATCAGCCAGTCCGTGCCGTCAAGCAGCCAGTCGGTGGTTTCCGGCGCTGCCGGTGGCACGATGTCAGCTACCTGGCAATAAATCAGGCGGGCCTTTTTCCAGGCCAGGCTGGTGCGGGTTGGGCCAAGCACTCGCTCAAACACTTGCATGGTCGAGGTATGCACGTCACGCGCTTTGGCACCGGCCACGATCAGCGTATCGGGTGCCACCACGTCACGCAGGGCACGTAATTGCTGCTCCAGAAGCGCCAACGCTTTCGGGATACGGATCAACACTACCGCCGGGTTGGCAGGCAGTTCGGCCAGGCTGTCTTGCAAGGTGACCTGTTCAACATCGAGCTCGTTCAGCTTGAGGTTATGGCGCGTCGCCAGTTGGCTCATGTATGAGTCGCTGATGCTGTAAGGCTTATAGCCATGCAGGGCACAGGCCAGCGTGCCGAAGTTGTCGTTAAAAATCAGTACCGGGCGTTCACCGATATCGACATTTTCCAGCTGTTGCAGCAGATATTCGTCCGCCGCTTCCCACGCCTGCAGCTGGGTGGCTTCTTCCTGTTGGGGATAACGCTCCAGCTCAAGTTGCTGTGTTCCCAGATCGAGTTGGCTCATTGCCCCTCCTGAATAGTAAATTTGGGCTGTTTATCCCCTAAAAACGCTCGGCAGTAAAATGTTTTTTGGGATTAATTACCCTTTAAGGGATTTGAGCAACAAAACGTCATACAATGCTCGCCCCGGTTTACCACTGAATACTGAATAACATGTCTGAACTGAGCTACCTGCAAGGCTACCCCGATCATCTGCAAATGCAGGTGCAACAACTCATCCAGCAACAGCGTCTGGGCGAGGTTTTGTTGCAGCGCTATCCGCAGGTTCATGGCTGCACCACCGACAAGTCGCTTTATCAGTTTACCGTCGATCTGAAAAATCAGTATCTGCGTAATGCTCAACCGCTGAGCAAGGTGGCCTACGACAGCAAAATCCAGGTGATGAAGCACGCCTTGGGGCTGCATACCGCCATTTCCCGGGTGCAAGGTGGCAAGCTGAAGGCCAAAGCCGAGATCCGCGTGGCGACGGTGTTTAAAAACGCCCCAGAGCCTTTCCTGCGCATGATCGTGGTCCACGAGTTGGCGCACCTGAAAGAGAAAGACCACAACAAGGCGTTTTACAGCCTGTGCTGCCATATGGAACCCAGCTATCACCAGTTGGAGTTTGATACCCGTCTGTATCTGACCCATCTCTCCTTATTCGGTGAACTCTATGAATAATCAGACTTTTTAAGCAAATATTCGCCTAATCTCTGCGGCGTGATAATCTGGTTCCTTGAGCTATCTTCCTGTGGAAACTGGAGTCACCCATGATTCGCTTTGCTGTTGTCGGCACCAACTGGATCACCGAACGTTTTATCGATGCGGCTCACGAAAGCGGCAAGATGAGGCTGACCGCCATCTATTCGCGTAAGCTCGAACAGGCGCAGGCCTTTGGCGCCAACTATCCGGTCGAACACTTCTTTGACTCGCTGGAAGCGCTGGCGCAATCCGACGTGATTGATGCGGTGTATATTGCCAGCCCCAACTCTCTGCACTGCCAACAATCTCTGCTATTCCTCAGCCATAAAAAGCATGTGATTTGCGAGAAGCCGCTGGCGTCAAATCTGCGCGAAGTGGAACAACTGGTGGCCTGCGCACGGGAAAATCAGGTGGTGCTGTTTGAAGCGTTCAAAAGCGCCCACTTGCCCAATTTTCTTATCCTGCAACAGGCATTGCCGAAGATTGGCAAACTGCGTAAGGCATTTATCAACTATTGCCAATACTCCTCTCGCTATCCCCGTTACCTGGCCGGTGAAAATCCGAATACCTTCAACCCGCACTTTTCCAACGGCTCTATCATGGACATTGGCTATTACTGCGTGGCCAGCACCGTGGCGCTGTTTGGTGCGCCGCAAACGGTATTGGCTAGCGCAACATTGCTCGATACCGGGGTGGATGCCCACGGCAGCGTGTGCCTGAACTATGGTGACTTTGACGTGGTGATCAGCCATTCCAAGGTCAGCAACTCGGACATTCCGAGCGAGATCCAGGGCGAAGAAGGCACGCTGGTGATTGAAAAAATCTCCGAAGCCCAAGGCGTGGTGCTGACGCCACGCGGTGAAAATAGCCAGGTACTGACCCAGCCGCAACATATCAATACCATGCTGTATGAAGCACAAGTGTTTGCCGAACTGGTGGAAAAACGGCAGGTCGAGCATGTGGGCCTGGAGAATTCCCTGATCGTCGCCAGCCTGCTGACGGAGATCCGCCGCCAGACCGGCGTAGTGTTCCCCGCTGACGGAGAATAAGATGAAACCGCTGTTGTTGATGCAAACCGGTGATGCACCGCAGATGATCCAGCAGGAGCAGGACAACTTTGAGCAGATGTTCCTAAAACAGGGGAATATCGACGCCGATCGAGTACATATCGTGCACGTCCTCGCCGGTGAAACACCGCTGCCTCCGGAAGATTACTGCGGCGTGGTGATCACCGGTTCAGCTGCGATGGTGACCGAACGACTTCCCTGGAGCGAACGGGCGGCAGAATGGTTGCGCCAGGCAATGCAAATCAATCTGCCGATCTTTGGCGTGTGCTACGGCCACCAGCTTCTGGCTTATGCGCTGGGCGGCGAGGTGGGCTACCACCCACAGGGAATGGAGGTTGGCACTCTCGAGATCGAGTTATTACCCGCTGCCCGCTCAGATAAGCGTCTTGCCACCCTGCCTGTTCGCTTCAACGTGAACCTGATCCATGCGCAAAGCGTACTAACGCCGCCGCCAGGGGCTGAAGTGCTGGCCCGCTCGCAACAGGACGCCTGCCAAATCCTGCGTTACGGTGATAACGCCCTGACCACCCAGTTCCACCCGGAATTTAACGGGGCGATCATGCAGCGCTACCTGAGCTGGCTCAGCGAGTTGGAACCGGCCAAGCAGCAAACTTATCGGCTTAAACAACAACAGGTTAGCGATACCCCGTTCAGCCAGCTGTTGCTGCAGGACTTTGTCGCCAGCCTTGGCGTCCAGCAGGCATTGGCCGGGGTCGGTTGAGGTTAGCCGCCATAATCTGTTATCCGGGGCGCTAGACGCCCCGCGATTATTTGGCAAATAGCCATAAACGCCAAATGTTATGACGATCACACAAATGTAAACAGCATGTTATCAATCATTGATCCATGCAGGTAATTTCATCATCTCCCCTTTTCAAGATCCCCCGTTTACTGAATACTGGCATAGCAAACATACTTAGTTACAGATATGACGATAAGTTGCCCGGCCACGTTTCAGCCGAGGCGCAGCAATCTGTACATCACATTCTCAGGGAGCGGAAACGCAAGCGCATCATGAATAAACTCTTACTACGCATCACTCAGGGCAGCCTGGTTAAGCAAATATTGATCGGCCTGGTAGCGGGCATTGTGGTGGCACTGGTTTCGCCAGCCGCTGCAGCAGCCGTTGGCCTGCTCGGCTCGTTGTTCGTTGGCGCGCTGAAGGCGGTGGCACCGCTGCTGGTACTGGTGTTGGTCATGGCCTCCATTGCCAACCATAAGCAGGGCCAAAAAACCAATATCCGCCCCATCCTGTTCCTCTACCTGCTGGGTACCTTTGCCGCCGCGCTTACCGCCGTGGTGATCAGCTTTATGTTCCCTTCCACGCTGGCACTGGCTGTAGGCACCACCGATATCAACCCGCCGGGTGGCATCGTTGAAGTGCTCAAAGGCTTGCTGATGAGCGTGGTGGCGAACCCATTCCATGCGCTGATCAACGCCAACTATATCGGCATCCTGGCCTGGGCCGTGGGTTTGGGGCTGGCACTACGCCATGCGTCTGATACCACCAAATCGCTGATCACCGATATGTCCCATGCCGTGACCATGGTGGTTCGTGCGGTGATCCGCTGTGCGCCGCTGGGTATCTTTGGCCTGGTAGCGTCAACCCTGGCCGATACCGGCTTTAGCGCACTGTGGGGCTATGCCCAACTGCTGTTCGTGCTGATCGGCTGTATGCTGCTGGTGGCGTTGGTGCTGAACCCGCTGATCGTTTACTGGAAGATCCGCCG
This genomic window contains:
- a CDS encoding NADPH-dependent 2,4-dienoyl-CoA reductase, with product MRAYPNLLAPLDLGFTTLKNRVLMGSMHTGLEELPNGPERMAAFYAERAAAGVALIVTGGIAPNEKGVVYRGASVLNQPQQVAHHRIVTEAVHQAGGKIALQILHTGRYSYQPQPVAPSALQAPINPFSPAALTTQEVEQTIADFANCAALAQQAGYDGVEVMGSEGYLINQFLVSRTNQRTDQWGGSFSNRMRFAVEIVRAVREATGPEFILIYRLSMLDLVEDGSSWQEIEQLAVAIEQAGATLINTGIGWHEARIPTIATMVPRAGFSWVTRKLMGKVKIPLITTNRINDPAVAEQVLADGCADMVSMARPFLADAAFVQKAAEGRADEINTCIGCNQACLDQIFDHKLTSCLVNPRACRETEMPLIATAMPKKLAVVGAGPAGLAFATTAASRGHQVTLFDAAEQIGGQFNIAKQIPGKEEFHQTLRYFRRQLALNEVELKLGQQVQPQDLADFDEVILACGIVPRMPAIAGIEHAKVMNYLDVLRDKKPVGQRVAIIGAGGIGFDVAEYLSQHGTSSSLDPAAFNREWGIDSQLEQRGGLSAQGPEVPASPRQIFLLQRKTSKVGEGLGKTTGWIHRTSLAGRGVKMLNSVNYQRIDDEGLHILRAEQESCLPVDTVVICAGQEPRRELQQPLLEMGKTVHLIGGADVAAELDARRAIDQGTRLAMAL
- the rlmG gene encoding 23S rRNA (guanine(1835)-N(2))-methyltransferase RlmG, with protein sequence MSQLDLGTQQLELERYPQQEEATQLQAWEAADEYLLQQLENVDIGERPVLIFNDNFGTLACALHGYKPYSISDSYMSQLATRHNLKLNELDVEQVTLQDSLAELPANPAVVLIRIPKALALLEQQLRALRDVVAPDTLIVAGAKARDVHTSTMQVFERVLGPTRTSLAWKKARLIYCQVADIVPPAAPETTDWLLDGTDWLIHNHANVFSRGSLDIGARLFLENLPKDLQGHIVDLGCGNGIIGMRALVQNPQAQMTFVDESYMAVASSELNVAHNLPQEMDRCQFEVNNSLAGIERESLQAVLCNPPFHQQHAITDHTAWQMFCDAKRCLQVGGELWIVGNRHLDYYQKLRRLFGNCTTVASNQKFLILKAVKSGARY
- a CDS encoding M48 family metallopeptidase produces the protein MSELSYLQGYPDHLQMQVQQLIQQQRLGEVLLQRYPQVHGCTTDKSLYQFTVDLKNQYLRNAQPLSKVAYDSKIQVMKHALGLHTAISRVQGGKLKAKAEIRVATVFKNAPEPFLRMIVVHELAHLKEKDHNKAFYSLCCHMEPSYHQLEFDTRLYLTHLSLFGELYE
- a CDS encoding Gfo/Idh/MocA family protein, which gives rise to MIRFAVVGTNWITERFIDAAHESGKMRLTAIYSRKLEQAQAFGANYPVEHFFDSLEALAQSDVIDAVYIASPNSLHCQQSLLFLSHKKHVICEKPLASNLREVEQLVACARENQVVLFEAFKSAHLPNFLILQQALPKIGKLRKAFINYCQYSSRYPRYLAGENPNTFNPHFSNGSIMDIGYYCVASTVALFGAPQTVLASATLLDTGVDAHGSVCLNYGDFDVVISHSKVSNSDIPSEIQGEEGTLVIEKISEAQGVVLTPRGENSQVLTQPQHINTMLYEAQVFAELVEKRQVEHVGLENSLIVASLLTEIRRQTGVVFPADGE
- a CDS encoding glutamine amidotransferase — translated: MKPLLLMQTGDAPQMIQQEQDNFEQMFLKQGNIDADRVHIVHVLAGETPLPPEDYCGVVITGSAAMVTERLPWSERAAEWLRQAMQINLPIFGVCYGHQLLAYALGGEVGYHPQGMEVGTLEIELLPAARSDKRLATLPVRFNVNLIHAQSVLTPPPGAEVLARSQQDACQILRYGDNALTTQFHPEFNGAIMQRYLSWLSELEPAKQQTYRLKQQQVSDTPFSQLLLQDFVASLGVQQALAGVG
- the sstT gene encoding serine/threonine transporter SstT, which encodes MNKLLLRITQGSLVKQILIGLVAGIVVALVSPAAAAAVGLLGSLFVGALKAVAPLLVLVLVMASIANHKQGQKTNIRPILFLYLLGTFAAALTAVVISFMFPSTLALAVGTTDINPPGGIVEVLKGLLMSVVANPFHALINANYIGILAWAVGLGLALRHASDTTKSLITDMSHAVTMVVRAVIRCAPLGIFGLVASTLADTGFSALWGYAQLLFVLIGCMLLVALVLNPLIVYWKIRRNPYPLVFTCLRESGVTAFFTRSSAANIPVNMELSRKLNLNEDTYSVSIPLGATINMAGAAITITVLTLAAVHTLGIPVDVPTALLLSVVAAICACGASGVAGGSLLLIPLACNMFGIPNEIAMQVVAVGFIIGVLQDSAETALNSSTDVLFTAAACQAEDQRLANEDPLKVR